In Streptomyces sp. NBC_01717, one DNA window encodes the following:
- a CDS encoding DUF6777 domain-containing protein: MSSQPPPSDRPTGPPSGPLSGPTQPASVPPPPGTPSDSAGGPPSSGDSGGAGGPSGPGGPSGSGGGPGRPWWRSVPKVATIAAVIVAVAVMAVVFIRPDGGSTARGEIFLQPAGSAGQDPFTDSTSRSSDPATPTTAPTPTRTGVGVTQGVDGSTPGLYGGTRKVAGCDVEKQIKALTAEPDKNSAFAGVLGIDPSDVPAYLRTLTPVQLRLDTRVTNHGFRDGSATSYQAVLQAGTAVLVDDRGVPRVRCACGNPLLEPVPLKGGPEVKGEPWPGYRSSNVVVVKPAPRVVKKFVMYDPKSGGWFSRDAGDTGGSDKKTKPPAEHTPSPCPSAPEGKSTEPCPPASDTSKSPSPESVSPRSPSPGSATPESPATEPSGPHPPPSPEKPSSPPPVIESPPSRSAPEAPPPGPVSPESSAMASVSGNESPAGYSSA, encoded by the coding sequence GTGAGCAGCCAACCGCCGCCGTCCGACCGCCCGACAGGCCCCCCTTCCGGCCCGCTCTCGGGCCCTACGCAACCGGCGTCCGTGCCACCACCTCCCGGCACGCCGTCCGACTCCGCCGGCGGGCCGCCGAGCAGCGGTGACTCCGGCGGCGCGGGAGGGCCTTCGGGGCCCGGCGGCCCGAGCGGATCCGGGGGCGGCCCCGGTCGCCCGTGGTGGCGGTCCGTGCCCAAGGTGGCGACGATCGCCGCCGTGATTGTCGCCGTGGCCGTGATGGCTGTCGTCTTCATCCGCCCCGACGGCGGTTCGACGGCACGCGGCGAAATCTTCCTGCAGCCGGCGGGATCGGCCGGACAGGACCCGTTCACCGACTCGACGTCGCGCAGCAGCGACCCGGCGACACCGACCACGGCGCCCACCCCGACCAGGACCGGGGTGGGTGTCACGCAGGGCGTGGACGGCTCGACCCCGGGTCTGTACGGCGGGACCCGTAAGGTCGCCGGCTGCGACGTGGAGAAGCAGATCAAGGCGCTGACGGCCGAACCGGACAAGAACAGTGCCTTCGCCGGGGTACTGGGGATCGATCCGTCCGACGTCCCCGCCTATCTGCGGACGCTGACCCCCGTCCAGTTGCGGTTGGACACCCGGGTCACCAACCACGGGTTCCGGGACGGCTCCGCCACCAGCTATCAGGCGGTGCTTCAGGCCGGTACGGCCGTGCTCGTCGACGACCGCGGCGTGCCGCGGGTGCGCTGCGCGTGCGGCAATCCGCTGCTCGAGCCGGTCCCGTTGAAGGGCGGTCCCGAGGTGAAAGGTGAGCCCTGGCCCGGGTACCGTTCCTCGAACGTCGTGGTGGTGAAGCCCGCACCGCGCGTGGTGAAGAAGTTCGTCATGTACGACCCGAAGAGCGGCGGCTGGTTCTCCCGCGATGCGGGTGACACCGGCGGCAGCGACAAGAAGACGAAGCCGCCGGCCGAGCACACGCCGTCGCCCTGCCCGTCGGCCCCCGAGGGGAAGTCCACCGAGCCGTGTCCACCGGCCTCGGACACGTCGAAGTCCCCGTCCCCCGAGTCCGTCTCGCCCCGGTCCCCGTCCCCCGGATCTGCGACCCCCGAGTCCCCGGCCACCGAGCCGTCGGGTCCGCATCCCCCGCCCTCCCCGGAGAAGCCTTCCAGCCCGCCGCCTGTCATCGAGTCGCCGCCGTCCCGGTCGGCGCCGGAGGCACCGCCTCCCGGACCCGTGTCACCGGAGTCCTCTGCCATGGCCTCGGTCTCCGGGAACGAGTCCCCGGCCGGTTACTCGTCAGCCTGA
- a CDS encoding S8 family peptidase, producing the protein MKSACVSTLAAAAAVALAAGMTTPAVATADRTQAGATGTQFVAPHHITLITGDRASVDAKGRVVMFEPAKGREHIPVATRIRDGHTLLVPIDAQGLIADGKLDERLFDVTELNRAVNRKAQKAGLKLIVGYHGAQAAAAKAEVREAGGTKVRRTLKSLNADALTTPKDDAKDIWQALTSKRAGSAERGTASGVDRVWLDGVRRASLDKSVPQIGAPAAWQAGYTGKGVKIAVLDTGVDATHPDLQGQILAEKNFSTSADAVDRFGHGTHVASIAAGTGAKSDGKFKGVAPDAKLLSGKVLDDNGYGEDSGILAGMEWAAEQGADIVNLSLGGADSPEIDPLEAEVNKLSAEKGVLFAIAAGNEGEGGAGTVGSPGSADAALTVGAVDDNDKLAEFSSRGPRIGDGAIKPDVTAPGVDITAAAAPGSVIDQEVGQNPPGYLTISGTSMATPHVAGAAALLKQEHPEWKYAELKGALTASTKPGAYTPFEQGSGRIAVDRAIGQSVVAEPVSVGFGVQQWPHTDDTPVTKKVTYRNLGTTDVTLDLAVTATDPKGKPAPAGFFTLGADKVTVPAGGTAEVSLTVDTKLGGTVDGSYSAYVVGSGGGQTVRTAAAVEREAESYTVTLKHLDRQGKSAALYDTSLVGIGGDVADVWLDPTGPTGTVKVRVPKGAYAVNTGIYVDRTDFSKGADWIFQPKLSVTKDVTVTLDARKTKPVDITVPDTAAKSQFASADVQFETEQSGYGFGWWLDSFKGFRTAHLGAQVTDGSLSQFWSGIWAKGSSTGYNVVFGGPVKQVATGYTKKFTTAQLAKVKIGLGASAAGKTGGIAPWGYVPGSYSNITVPSEQKLPTTRTLYLSTANKVKWSFDFEQYSGVDSDGFPVTDAFYTLGAPQTFAAGKSYGKTFNTAVFGPRMDKSYGLFREGNDLIGVLPLFADGQTHAGSSAYTSVKTSLYRNGTKVAENADALDGQSSFKVPSGDAEYRLTTSVKRSAKVASASSRIDASWTFRSKKTSSVAKLPASTVRFSPTMALDSKVTAGRTASVPVKVLGAAAGTNLKSLTVYVSYDAGKTWKKVTVKSGKVSVKNPAKGKSISYRANVTDKKGNKSSVSIYNAYYGK; encoded by the coding sequence GTGAAGAGTGCGTGCGTATCCACCCTTGCCGCGGCAGCCGCCGTGGCGCTCGCGGCGGGCATGACCACCCCGGCCGTGGCGACAGCGGATCGCACGCAGGCGGGGGCCACGGGCACACAGTTCGTGGCCCCGCACCACATCACACTCATCACCGGTGACCGCGCCTCCGTGGACGCCAAGGGCCGTGTCGTGATGTTCGAGCCCGCCAAGGGGCGCGAACACATACCCGTGGCCACGCGGATACGCGACGGGCACACGCTGCTCGTTCCGATCGACGCACAGGGGCTGATCGCCGACGGCAAGCTCGACGAGCGGCTCTTCGACGTCACCGAGCTGAACCGCGCGGTGAACCGCAAGGCCCAGAAGGCGGGCCTGAAACTGATCGTCGGGTATCACGGCGCGCAGGCCGCAGCCGCCAAGGCCGAGGTCCGCGAAGCGGGCGGTACGAAGGTCCGCCGGACCTTGAAATCGCTGAACGCCGACGCGCTCACCACCCCGAAGGACGACGCCAAGGACATCTGGCAGGCGCTCACCAGCAAGCGCGCGGGCAGCGCCGAACGGGGCACGGCCTCCGGTGTCGACCGGGTCTGGCTGGACGGGGTGCGTCGGGCGAGCCTCGACAAGAGCGTGCCCCAGATCGGTGCGCCGGCCGCCTGGCAGGCCGGCTACACCGGCAAGGGTGTCAAGATCGCTGTCCTGGACACCGGTGTGGACGCCACCCACCCCGACCTCCAGGGTCAGATCCTCGCCGAGAAGAACTTCTCCACGTCGGCCGACGCCGTCGACCGCTTCGGACACGGCACCCATGTGGCGTCCATCGCGGCCGGCACGGGCGCCAAGTCGGACGGGAAGTTCAAGGGCGTAGCCCCGGATGCCAAGCTGCTGAGCGGCAAGGTGCTCGACGACAACGGCTACGGTGAGGACTCCGGCATCCTGGCCGGCATGGAGTGGGCGGCCGAGCAGGGCGCCGACATCGTCAACCTGAGCCTGGGCGGCGCCGACAGCCCCGAGATCGACCCGCTCGAAGCCGAAGTGAACAAGCTGTCGGCGGAGAAGGGCGTCCTGTTCGCCATCGCGGCGGGCAACGAGGGCGAGGGCGGGGCCGGCACGGTCGGCTCGCCGGGCAGCGCGGACGCCGCGCTGACCGTCGGCGCGGTCGACGACAACGACAAGCTGGCCGAGTTCTCCAGCCGCGGTCCGCGTATCGGCGACGGTGCGATCAAGCCCGATGTGACCGCACCTGGTGTGGACATCACGGCCGCTGCCGCACCCGGTTCCGTCATCGACCAGGAGGTCGGGCAGAACCCGCCGGGCTATCTGACGATCTCCGGTACGTCGATGGCGACCCCGCACGTGGCGGGCGCCGCGGCGTTGCTCAAGCAGGAGCACCCGGAGTGGAAGTACGCCGAGCTGAAGGGCGCGCTGACGGCGTCCACGAAGCCGGGCGCGTACACGCCGTTCGAGCAGGGTTCGGGCCGGATCGCCGTCGACCGGGCCATCGGCCAGAGTGTCGTGGCCGAACCGGTCTCGGTCGGCTTCGGGGTGCAGCAGTGGCCGCACACCGATGACACCCCGGTCACCAAGAAGGTGACGTACCGCAACCTCGGTACGACCGACGTCACCCTCGACCTGGCGGTGACGGCCACCGACCCGAAGGGCAAGCCCGCGCCGGCCGGCTTCTTCACCCTCGGTGCGGACAAGGTCACCGTCCCCGCGGGCGGTACCGCCGAGGTTTCGCTGACCGTCGACACCAAGCTCGGTGGCACCGTGGACGGCAGCTACTCCGCCTATGTCGTCGGCAGCGGCGGCGGCCAGACGGTCCGCACCGCGGCCGCGGTCGAGCGCGAGGCCGAGTCGTACACCGTGACGCTCAAGCACCTCGACCGGCAGGGGAAGTCCGCCGCGCTCTACGACACCAGTCTCGTCGGTATCGGCGGGGATGTGGCGGACGTGTGGCTCGACCCGACGGGACCGACCGGAACGGTGAAGGTCCGTGTCCCCAAGGGGGCCTACGCGGTCAACACCGGCATCTATGTGGACCGGACGGACTTCAGCAAGGGCGCCGACTGGATCTTCCAGCCGAAGCTGAGCGTCACCAAGGACGTCACCGTGACGCTCGACGCCCGGAAGACGAAGCCGGTGGACATCACCGTGCCCGACACGGCCGCGAAGTCGCAGTTCGCTTCGGCTGATGTCCAGTTCGAGACCGAGCAGAGCGGCTACGGCTTCGGCTGGTGGCTGGACTCGTTCAAGGGGTTCCGCACCGCGCATCTGGGCGCGCAGGTGACCGACGGCTCGCTGTCCCAGTTCTGGTCCGGTATCTGGGCCAAGGGCTCATCGACCGGCTACAACGTCGTGTTCGGCGGGCCGGTGAAGCAGGTCGCGACCGGCTACACCAAGAAGTTCACCACTGCTCAGCTGGCCAAGGTGAAGATCGGGCTCGGCGCCTCCGCCGCCGGGAAGACCGGTGGGATCGCACCGTGGGGCTACGTGCCCGGATCGTATTCCAACATCACTGTCCCGTCGGAGCAGAAGCTCCCCACCACCCGCACGCTCTATCTCTCGACTGCGAACAAGGTGAAGTGGAGCTTCGACTTCGAGCAGTACAGCGGGGTCGACTCCGACGGTTTCCCGGTGACCGACGCGTTCTACACGCTGGGTGCACCGCAGACCTTCGCGGCGGGCAAGAGCTACGGGAAGACCTTCAACACGGCTGTGTTCGGCCCGAGGATGGACAAGTCGTACGGTCTGTTCCGCGAGGGGAACGACCTCATCGGTGTGCTGCCGCTCTTCGCCGACGGCCAGACCCACGCCGGCTCGTCCGCCTACACCTCGGTGAAGACGTCGCTGTACCGCAACGGCACCAAGGTTGCCGAGAACGCGGATGCGCTGGACGGGCAGAGTTCCTTCAAGGTCCCTTCCGGTGACGCCGAGTACCGCCTCACGACCTCCGTGAAGCGATCGGCGAAGGTGGCGTCCGCGTCCTCCCGGATCGACGCCAGTTGGACGTTCCGGTCGAAGAAGACCTCTTCGGTCGCCAAGCTGCCGGCCTCCACTGTGCGCTTCTCGCCCACGATGGCCCTGGACAGCAAGGTCACTGCGGGCAGGACCGCGTCCGTTCCGGTGAAGGTGCTGGGTGCTGCCGCCGGTACGAACCTCAAGTCGCTGACGGTGTACGTCAGTTACGACGCCGGTAAGACCTGGAAGAAGGTCACCGTCAAGTCGGGCAAGGTCTCGGTGAAGAACCCGGCCAAGGGGAAGTCGATCTCCTACCGGGCCAATGTCACGGACAAGAAGGGCAACAAGTCGTCCGTGTCGATCTACAACGCCTACTACGGGAAGTGA
- a CDS encoding FHA domain-containing protein, translated as MVDRPVTSTAPELVLETDAGPTVMSPSRDYHVGRDPLSDIVIDDVRVSWHHAVLRPVADHWSLEDENSTNGTYTGGKRIHESGVGPGSVIRFGHPADGPCAVLVGQEPASPALHPADRPSAVSMPAATGTFRQPTTVRPRPVHTVRIGRSADNDLVVEDLTVSHRHAELRAHPDGTYEIVDLGSHNGTYLNGQLVGRAPVAAGDIVGIGHSEFSLVGDVLQEFVDTGEVSLDVQDLAVTVDGGRKTLLDDVSFPVGEKCLLGVVGPSGSGKSTLLNALTGLRPADEGSVLYDGRDLYHDYAELRHRIGLVPQDDILHSQLTVHRALGYAAELRFPHDTDPSERRARVAEVIRELALEKRTEQPIHSLSGGQRKRVSVALELLTKPSLLFLDEPTSGLDPGMDRSVMHMLRGLADDGRTVIVVTHSVLSLDVCDRLLVLAPGGKTAYYGPPDDALPFLGFEQWPEAFEAFENDRDRDWSAEYRASPFHRQYIANSTAQPRLPHSAVAPVAPPPKTRSGGAQLRTLVRRYAAALSADRTFLAIMIALPFVMGAMTRALAGSRLTQDTAINALLILCVGAVLTGAANAVRELVKERAIYQRERAVGLSRSAYLMSKVVVLGTITVLQAVVLTLVGLAGVDLNAPGGKGVLLPPLVEMTLAVALLSFTAMMLGLVVSALVRKEEVTMPLLVLLAIVQVVFCGALLKLHGVPGLEQVAWLVPSRWALAAMGGTIELGRIVPGKVSSDPLFDHSAAAWLLNMGMLVVLSVVFGLVVARLLRRHEPVIMRK; from the coding sequence ATGGTAGACCGGCCTGTCACGTCGACCGCGCCCGAACTCGTGCTCGAAACCGATGCAGGACCCACGGTGATGAGTCCGAGCCGGGATTACCACGTCGGCCGCGACCCCCTGAGCGACATCGTCATCGACGATGTCCGGGTGTCATGGCACCATGCGGTGCTCCGGCCGGTGGCCGACCACTGGTCCCTGGAGGACGAGAACAGCACGAACGGTACGTACACCGGGGGCAAGCGCATCCATGAGTCGGGCGTGGGTCCCGGCAGCGTCATCCGGTTCGGTCACCCCGCGGACGGGCCGTGCGCCGTGCTGGTCGGCCAGGAACCCGCCTCCCCCGCGCTGCACCCGGCCGACCGCCCGTCGGCCGTCTCCATGCCCGCGGCCACCGGCACGTTCCGGCAGCCGACCACCGTGCGGCCGCGGCCCGTCCACACCGTACGCATCGGCCGCAGCGCCGACAACGACCTCGTCGTCGAGGACCTGACCGTCTCGCACCGGCACGCCGAACTGCGGGCACATCCGGACGGCACGTACGAGATCGTCGACCTCGGCTCGCACAACGGCACGTATCTCAACGGCCAGCTGGTCGGCCGCGCCCCGGTCGCCGCCGGTGACATCGTCGGCATCGGTCACTCCGAGTTCTCTCTGGTCGGCGACGTGCTGCAGGAGTTCGTCGACACCGGTGAGGTCTCCCTCGATGTACAGGACCTGGCGGTCACCGTGGACGGGGGCCGCAAGACCCTGCTCGACGATGTCTCCTTCCCGGTGGGCGAGAAGTGTCTGCTCGGCGTGGTGGGTCCGAGTGGCTCCGGCAAATCCACCCTTCTCAACGCACTGACCGGACTCCGGCCGGCCGACGAGGGCAGCGTCCTCTACGACGGCCGAGACCTCTACCACGACTACGCCGAGCTGCGCCATCGCATCGGGCTCGTCCCGCAGGACGACATCCTGCACTCCCAGCTGACCGTGCACCGCGCCCTCGGGTACGCCGCCGAGCTCCGCTTCCCGCACGACACCGACCCGTCCGAACGCCGGGCCCGGGTCGCCGAAGTGATACGTGAGCTGGCTCTGGAAAAGCGGACGGAGCAGCCGATCCACAGCCTCTCCGGCGGCCAGCGCAAGCGCGTCAGCGTCGCGCTGGAGCTGCTGACGAAGCCGTCACTGCTCTTCCTCGACGAGCCGACCTCAGGGCTCGACCCCGGCATGGACCGCTCGGTCATGCATATGCTCCGAGGGCTCGCCGACGACGGGCGTACGGTCATCGTCGTCACGCACAGTGTGCTCAGCCTCGATGTCTGCGACCGGCTGCTGGTGCTCGCCCCCGGCGGGAAGACCGCCTACTACGGGCCGCCGGACGATGCACTCCCCTTCCTCGGGTTCGAGCAGTGGCCGGAGGCGTTCGAGGCCTTCGAGAACGACCGGGACCGGGATTGGTCGGCGGAGTACCGCGCGTCCCCGTTCCACCGGCAGTACATCGCGAACTCCACCGCGCAGCCCCGGCTGCCGCACTCCGCGGTCGCGCCGGTCGCCCCGCCGCCGAAGACCCGGAGCGGGGGCGCTCAGCTGCGGACACTGGTCCGCCGGTACGCCGCCGCGCTGAGCGCCGACCGGACCTTCCTGGCCATCATGATCGCTCTGCCGTTCGTGATGGGTGCGATGACCCGGGCCCTGGCCGGCAGCCGGCTGACCCAGGACACGGCGATCAACGCGCTGCTGATCCTCTGCGTGGGCGCCGTGCTGACCGGCGCCGCCAATGCCGTACGGGAGCTGGTCAAGGAGCGGGCGATCTATCAGCGGGAGCGTGCCGTCGGGCTGTCCAGATCGGCGTATCTGATGTCCAAAGTGGTCGTCCTGGGCACCATTACGGTACTGCAGGCCGTGGTCCTGACCCTCGTCGGCCTGGCGGGCGTCGATCTGAACGCCCCGGGCGGCAAGGGCGTTCTCCTGCCACCGCTGGTCGAAATGACGCTGGCCGTGGCCCTGTTGTCGTTCACGGCGATGATGCTCGGTCTGGTCGTCTCCGCACTGGTGCGCAAGGAGGAGGTCACCATGCCGCTGCTGGTGCTCCTCGCGATCGTCCAGGTGGTCTTCTGCGGTGCGCTGCTGAAGCTGCACGGCGTGCCCGGGTTGGAGCAGGTGGCGTGGCTGGTGCCGTCCCGGTGGGCGCTCGCGGCGATGGGCGGGACCATCGAGCTCGGCAGGATCGTGCCGGGAAAGGTGAGCTCGGATCCGCTGTTCGACCACTCCGCGGCAGCGTGGCTGCTGAACATGGGGATGCTGGTGGTGCTGTCGGTCGTCTTCGGACTGGTGGTGGCGCGGCTGCTCCGCCGGCACGAGCCCGTCATCATGCGGAAGTAG
- a CDS encoding ATP-binding protein: protein MIVWLNGTHGAGKTTTSALVQQLIPDSRVFDAEKVGETLMDIKPGLPGTDNFQHWPPWRPLVVETARRVLDYTGGTLVMPMTVLVEQYWREISTGLTQHAIPVRHFVLHADQDTLRGRIEGDTVLGPSPFRLKYLEPYAEAARTWLHGEAEVVDTTHLTPAQAARQIAEAVKS, encoded by the coding sequence ATGATCGTATGGCTCAACGGCACCCACGGCGCAGGCAAGACGACGACCAGTGCACTCGTGCAGCAGCTGATCCCGGATTCACGGGTGTTCGACGCCGAGAAGGTCGGCGAGACACTCATGGACATCAAGCCGGGGCTGCCCGGGACGGACAACTTCCAGCACTGGCCGCCGTGGCGGCCGCTCGTAGTCGAGACCGCCCGCCGCGTACTCGACTACACCGGCGGCACTCTGGTGATGCCCATGACTGTCCTGGTCGAGCAGTACTGGCGCGAGATCAGCACGGGCCTCACCCAACATGCCATTCCAGTACGGCACTTCGTCCTCCACGCTGACCAGGACACCCTCCGCGGGCGCATCGAGGGGGACACTGTTCTTGGCCCCTCCCCATTCCGTCTCAAGTACCTCGAGCCTTACGCCGAGGCGGCCCGCACGTGGCTGCACGGCGAGGCAGAGGTCGTCGACACCACGCACCTCACGCCCGCCCAGGCCGCCCGGCAGATCGCAGAGGCCGTCAAGAGTTGA
- a CDS encoding serine/threonine-protein kinase, whose amino-acid sequence MCPAPAPGPPHSPDPRQDTELPVGRPSDLLGRQIAGYRVESEIGRGGMAVVYRARDLRLDRTVALKLLAPELARNDTFRKRFTHESRVAAAIDHPHIVPVFEAGETEGILYIAMRYVAGQDLRALIDRQGPLQIAAAVRIAAQVASALDAAHDHDLVHRDVKPGNILVAAGTDSDHPEHVYLTDFGLTKKSLSLTGFTSVGQFVGTLDYVAPEQISGRPVDGRCDVYSLACVVFETMAAVPPFQRDDDMALLWAHQFDPPPPLTGRRPDLPPAVDDVLAKALSKSPDDRYDSCLQFVAALRSAARSTVQKDHPPTQVDQRIGAWATGPEPPPTPPHWALPVFPGFVR is encoded by the coding sequence ATGTGCCCAGCCCCCGCGCCGGGCCCACCGCACTCCCCCGACCCGCGTCAGGACACGGAGCTGCCCGTGGGCCGACCGTCCGACCTGCTCGGCAGGCAGATCGCGGGTTACCGGGTGGAGAGCGAGATCGGCCGCGGCGGCATGGCGGTCGTGTACCGCGCCAGGGATCTGCGGCTGGACCGGACGGTCGCGCTCAAGCTGCTCGCCCCCGAACTCGCCCGCAACGACACCTTCAGGAAGCGGTTCACCCACGAGTCGAGGGTGGCCGCCGCGATCGACCATCCGCATATCGTGCCGGTCTTCGAGGCCGGGGAGACCGAGGGCATCCTCTACATCGCGATGCGTTACGTCGCCGGCCAGGACCTGCGCGCCCTCATCGACCGCCAGGGGCCGTTGCAGATCGCGGCGGCGGTCCGGATCGCCGCGCAGGTGGCGTCCGCGCTCGACGCCGCACACGACCACGACTTGGTGCACCGGGACGTCAAACCCGGCAACATCCTGGTCGCTGCGGGCACGGACAGCGACCACCCGGAGCATGTGTACCTCACGGACTTCGGGCTGACGAAGAAGTCGCTGTCGCTGACCGGGTTCACCTCGGTGGGCCAGTTCGTCGGCACGCTCGACTACGTGGCACCCGAGCAGATCTCCGGCCGCCCGGTGGACGGCCGGTGCGATGTCTACAGCCTGGCCTGTGTGGTCTTCGAGACGATGGCTGCCGTACCGCCGTTCCAGCGGGACGACGACATGGCGCTGTTGTGGGCCCATCAGTTCGACCCGCCGCCACCGCTGACCGGTCGGCGCCCCGATCTCCCGCCCGCCGTCGACGACGTCCTGGCAAAGGCCCTGTCCAAGAGCCCTGACGACCGGTACGACTCCTGTCTGCAGTTCGTCGCCGCGCTGCGCTCGGCAGCGCGGAGCACGGTGCAAAAGGACCATCCGCCGACCCAGGTGGACCAGCGAATCGGTGCTTGGGCCACCGGGCCCGAACCACCGCCCACGCCGCCGCACTGGGCGCTTCCCGTGTTCCCGGGGTTCGTACGCTGA
- a CDS encoding streptophobe family protein, producing the protein MSQQASSDRSRAPRPAHGWGHALLTVLAGLVAMVATAALGLWAAGATGLPGSAFPRVVAAVVVMAAGGSVELSGNAGDLARTHAEFSVLPLSVTLAGALVIAAGFLRPLRHRAVAGTRELAGWAARVAVLWALVLIGLSVLARATFDIPVRDATDAAVADLLGVSPKVGFRTDIPLTFVLGLIWLAGILVLALLVSHSAPLPGRLVRFQESVRPAAYAMVALLLGYVVVGLVVALVVMAVRGHPADTFAVILLGLPNLVWLAYTLGLGASWEGKVDGPFGLPMPQMLDSVLRTPDISTVNVSTLAEQDGRAWWLVVAAAVLTVAAAFLMAVRSPARIRPWQHAVHMVVALVLTVLTICLVARVSAHYGVSLLGIGDLGGGLGGELTLRPRLLSALAVAALWGLVTGFLGGLLASRVDRRGEVPTDG; encoded by the coding sequence GTGAGCCAACAGGCATCCAGCGACCGCAGCCGTGCACCGAGACCCGCGCACGGCTGGGGTCACGCCCTCCTGACGGTGCTCGCCGGGCTGGTGGCCATGGTCGCCACGGCCGCCCTCGGCCTCTGGGCGGCGGGTGCGACCGGCCTGCCCGGCAGCGCCTTCCCGCGCGTCGTCGCGGCCGTCGTCGTGATGGCGGCAGGCGGATCCGTCGAGCTCTCGGGCAACGCAGGGGACCTCGCCAGGACCCATGCGGAGTTCTCGGTGCTTCCGCTGTCGGTGACCCTGGCCGGCGCCCTGGTGATCGCCGCGGGATTTCTGCGGCCGCTGCGCCACCGGGCCGTCGCGGGCACGCGCGAACTGGCCGGCTGGGCCGCCCGGGTGGCGGTGCTGTGGGCACTGGTTCTCATCGGCCTGTCGGTCCTGGCCAGAGCGACCTTCGACATTCCCGTGCGCGATGCGACCGACGCGGCCGTCGCGGACCTGCTGGGCGTCTCCCCGAAGGTCGGGTTCCGGACCGATATCCCCCTCACCTTCGTACTCGGCCTGATCTGGCTGGCCGGCATCCTCGTCCTGGCCCTGCTCGTGTCGCACAGTGCCCCGCTCCCGGGCCGCCTCGTGCGATTCCAGGAGTCGGTGCGCCCGGCCGCGTACGCGATGGTCGCGCTGCTGCTGGGGTACGTCGTCGTGGGTCTGGTGGTCGCACTCGTCGTCATGGCTGTCCGGGGGCACCCGGCCGACACGTTCGCCGTAATCCTCCTGGGGCTGCCGAACCTTGTCTGGCTCGCCTACACCCTGGGGCTCGGCGCGTCCTGGGAGGGGAAGGTGGACGGCCCCTTCGGGCTGCCGATGCCGCAGATGCTGGACTCGGTACTGCGTACGCCGGACATCTCCACGGTCAATGTCTCCACGCTCGCCGAACAGGACGGACGGGCGTGGTGGCTGGTCGTCGCCGCCGCCGTGCTGACCGTGGCTGCAGCGTTCCTCATGGCGGTCCGCTCACCGGCCCGGATACGGCCCTGGCAGCATGCCGTGCACATGGTGGTGGCGCTCGTCCTCACCGTGCTGACCATCTGTCTCGTCGCGAGGGTCTCCGCGCACTACGGCGTGTCGCTGCTCGGCATCGGAGATCTCGGCGGCGGCCTCGGCGGGGAGCTGACGCTGCGACCACGGCTGTTGTCCGCTCTCGCTGTCGCCGCCCTCTGGGGCCTGGTCACCGGCTTCCTCGGCGGTCTGCTCGCCTCCAGGGTCGACCGGCGCGGAGAAGTGCCGACGGACGGCTGA